In Oreochromis niloticus isolate F11D_XX linkage group LG22, O_niloticus_UMD_NMBU, whole genome shotgun sequence, the sequence TTTCAGTCGTTCTTCTGGATCTCTTTGTTCTCATCGTCTTCATTAAAATGCAGTTATATTCACGATTAGGTGAGTCCTTAACCATCTTCACTGCGACTCCACAAAGAAAGACACTTTGCAAAGTGTatctgaaaagaaaagagagcaaGATAATTAGTTTAATAAATAACAGTCACTTCTAGATCCATCAGAGCACTGGTCTCTGGCCAATGTGTACTCAATTATTAAAACTGAAATTATATCAAATTAGGTTTTGCTACTTGAGAtgaattttaaaagttttatgaATACTGGCCATAAAGGTAGGTCCCTTTATGATTGATTATAAGTGATagaaaaagaatatttaaaGACGCCCTCTAGTGTAACAGGAAAAAAGATTAAGTTTAAAACCGTGACATAATATTTCCCTGAATTATGTTTTTACAgttgttttttaatctattgTTTTCAAATCTTTACATGACTTTAGATGTATGCTAGATGACAGTCTGTCAGCACTTGTGTTGTTCTGGATTTAAGTACATTTATAAACATCTTCAGCTTCTTTCAATGTTGAAAGAACTAGTCCATCATACAGCATTAATTACAGATGTGAACTGAATGATATAGTGAAGTACTTGTCATATACATTTTACCTGTGATGTGGTCCTCTGCACTGGGAGACTCCAAGGAGTTCCACCTTTGGGGAGCAGATTCCAGAAGTGAGAGGTCATCTGCTCTCAGTGTTTGAAGCAGAGTTTTCCTCCTCAGGAATCTGAACACAAGagttaaggggaaaaaataccAGAATATAACATAAACATCCAAAACTGAAGAGAGAAAAGGATACTGTTGCCGATAGTGACGCTCAGCATCCTGAAGCCACTCGAGCATGTCAGCGACCGACGGGGTGGTGGTTGATCGCTCAGTTACTGCAAGCAGATctaaactgtgtgtgttctgcTCGTACAGATGAAGGATTGCAGCAACCTGGTTACTGATGGCATCCCTCGCAGACTGGAGGGAAGACctgaaagaaagaggaaaggaaagaaGGGAGGGTGAGATAAAAATTATAGTATAATATATACTTGAAGCATACTCTGAGCAGCTTCTGCAAACTGGTACTAATAAGGTTCTTCTCCAAAGATCCATTTACTTACTAAAATATAAACTGATCTTTTATTACTAAAAAGGGTGTAGCTGTACTCCTTTCCCATCAAACATGGATAGTTTGATGTGAATACCAATAACGCAGCATCCTTATCAGATATAAAAGCCGATTTACTCACATCTTCTCGTTGAGTTTTCCCAGCACTATATCCGTTGCTTCAAGGAGTTTAAAGCGGAGTCTCTCCTCCAGGTCAGGAAAAACTCTGAGCGGTGTGTTGGAGATCTGCACGTTGGACAGTGCTCTCGATTGCTCCGCCAAATTCCCGAGAGACACCATCAGAGGGCTGCACTCGGCTAAAACACTCTTCCATACTTTTTGGTTGCTTTCAAGTGTCGCGAAGCTTTTCCTCAGAGCCTGATGAAGCGTAGCTACCGCAAGCGTAGACATTTCAGCAAACGATTTTAGTACTTAAGTGTCCAAAGGGAAAAATACGAAATACATTAAGTCAGCTTTATGTCTTATTTTCCATGAAGGCGACTTTATGAAAAAATGACTTTTAAATGATTCTTCTCGCAGCTACAGAACATCACATTTCTACCATGTTGCCTGAACCATTTCCGTTCTCTTGATGTAAACACTGACGTTCGGCGCTACGATAGGTTGAAAACAAAGTTGTTGCGACGCAAGGCATATGCGCGTCCTAATTGGCTGATCTGGCGTGTTGGCCCCTCCCCGCGCGAAGATTTGAAAAGGGCTTTGTGAAGGAAGGAAGGCGAGTGTCGAGAACGAAcaggaaaaacacatttaggTAATGATATATACTTTAAATAAAGCATGTAAATACATCATATTCTGTATTTACACCTACCAGTAACACATATTGGTAGGTGTAAATACAGCTGTCGAAAATAAGGTCAGAAAATAAGCGTTAACTCAGCTAAAGCTACTCGCTAACGTTAGCTTCACCAACAGTTAGCCGCATGtaggcagattttttttttttactttcttttgttCCCCATTAAGGGTCATAATGTTAATATTTCATTGTGTCTATCGCGTGTTAATATACCACActatactgtactgtactaGGCTATATTGTAATGTACTAATATACTCCGTGTCCGTCAGAAATGGCTCCCAGGAAAAGGACTACCAAGCAACGCAAGAATAACCCCAAGACGGCAAAACTGGAAGCTTTTCTGGAGGATTTTGACAGCGAGGgtgattattattactatttttaaCTCACCATAGAAATGCTACAGAAATACTCCCTGTTCTTTTTTCGGTTGCTCACTTTAGGAACAACCGAAACAACATTTTCTTCCAGCTCACTATATCcttagcatcctcctctgtcttaCCAACCCTCTGCGCGTCCTCCTTCACTGCATTCATGaaccttttccttttcctccagCTTCGGAGCTCAATATTCAACACCCTTTGTCCAGTATTTCCACTATCCCTCCTTTGCACATGTTTATGACATCTCAGCcctgcctctctaactttgccTCCAAACCACTCAACCTCAGCCATCCTTCACATGTACTAATTTCTAATATGTCCTTTCTGGTCACTACCAGTGGAAATCTTAGCATCTTTACCTTCACTCTTGATCCAATCTACTGTCACAAATAACCACTGATGCTAACATCCATCCACCCCACCCTGACACTGTATAACTTAAGCTGAATTGACACTGTATAACTTAAGCTGGACTCAACACTTGTGTTTCTGCAGTGAAGACTAGAGTtggacagctgaaagagaaGATAAACCAGCTGCTGAAAGATGTTGACAACAGCTACAACATGGCAATAATTAAGCTCCCCAAGGCTGTCAGACAAATGAACTGGTTGGAGCATTGGAGTAAGTAAACATAGTTTATTGACTAACAAATCCCAAATCTATGAAGAAGAAGTGCTCTTGAGCCACAGAGACTTTTACAGCATTCTgctctgatttttaaaaaagctaatGGTACATTTTCAAAAATCTGTGCATTTCATCTTGAATGAATTTCATTAGTCCTGACAGGCTATATATAGCTTATTACCAAAAAGTATTctctacactgctgctctgtatatagtgtatattgttttggtttttaaacagcattaaataaagaacatttaaatCTCTGCAGAATCTGAGAAACCACAAACACCAGAAC encodes:
- the airim gene encoding AFG2-interacting ribosome maturation factor; translated protein: MSTLAVATLHQALRKSFATLESNQKVWKSVLAECSPLMVSLGNLAEQSRALSNVQISNTPLRVFPDLEERLRFKLLEATDIVLGKLNEKMSSLQSARDAISNQVAAILHLYEQNTHSLDLLAVTERSTTTPSVADMLEWLQDAERHYRQQFLRRKTLLQTLRADDLSLLESAPQRWNSLESPSAEDHITDTLCKVSFFVESQ